In Trichoderma atroviride chromosome 2, complete sequence, one DNA window encodes the following:
- a CDS encoding uncharacterized protein (TransMembrane:6 (i306-325o331-349i370-396o402-422i501-523o549-570i)), giving the protein MGSNKPPARARNSSAASSTTAAAAPLRMQPSSKSAAAVPKLNSEMEMGSLPADEAAPENDIMQLARIGDIPGMEKLFESGEFDATYTDGEGITPLHWAAINNQYAMCAFLIEHGGELNKKGGESIATPLQWAAQRCHFYTVNLLLQRGADPLITDSQGYNTLHISTFNGNVLLIVLLLHQGIPVDVLDSYGHTALMWAAYKGFPQLVDIFLRWGANVHATDEQGFTPLHWALVKGNAACVLKMIEYGADRFAKTDTGKTPALTATELNTTPAWHRALRECGYDQDGHVAVPPWPGASYFLKDKKAFITKFMFLWPFLMVWMTLLILSHGAIYFGLPLSVGAAYGLLYVAKQVLEYAPSDMRSFHKTPWMAGIFAGSLFLVGFSWLTVILPSTIGWWGGSSHTLLNLAFGAAFGLTAFFYIASMRYDPGFVPKMNGIAEQKAVIDELLKSWKYDDANFCVVCMIRTPLRSKHCRRCQRCVAKHDHHCPWINNCVGINNHRHFFFYLISLTVGIPLYDWLLYYYYAQITPEAPDSCFLFGPNTCRVINADPYTLCLAIWASLQLTWVSMLVFTQFIQVARAMTTYENMTGIRANTSLSNAFTSTGAPLDPNHPSVTAPATPGGAHAGHGHGHKHKGGLIKQWSQLLGVDPFIETITGRGAATAKNKRKKKNPYSRGCVTNCKDFWCDSAPIFGQREPGQASLGGSKVDYTAMYETPTLMSITGIRTRGDYEAVETEEV; this is encoded by the exons ATGGGTAGTAACAAACCGCCAGCTCGCGCAAGGAACTCTTCGGCCGCCTcatccaccaccgccgcgGCCGCGCCTTTGCGAATGCAACCGTCGTCCAAGTCCGCAGCCGCCGTGCCCAAGCTCAAcagcgagatggagatgggcagCCTGCCGGCGGACGAGGCCGCGCCCGAGAACGACATCATGCAGCTGGCCCGCATTGGCGACATCCCGggcatggagaagctgtttgaGTCGGGCGAGTTCGACGCCACATACACCGACGGCGAGGGCATCACGCCGCTACAT TGGGCTGCCATCAACAACCAGTATGCCATGTGCGCATTCCTCATCGAGCACGGCGGCGAGCTCAACAAAAAGGGCGGCGAGTCCATTGCGACGCCTCTGCAGTGGGCGGCCCAGCGATGCCACTTCTACACCGTCAACCTGCTGCTCCAGCGCGGCGCCGACCCTCTGATTACCGATTCCCAGGGCTACAACACCCTCCACATCTCGACCTTCAACGGCAACGTGCTGCTCATCGTCCTGCTCCTGCACCAGGGCATCCCCGTCGACGTCCTCGACAGCTACGGCCACACGGCGCTCATGTGGGCGGCCTACAAGGGCTTCCCGCAGCTGGTGGACATCTTCTTGCGATGGGGGGCCAACGTCCACGCCACCGACGAGCAGGGCTTCACCCCGCTGCACTGGGCCCTGGTCAAGGGCAATGCCGCCTGCGTCCTCAAGATGATCGAGTACGGCGCCGACCGCTTTGCCAAGACCGACACGGGCAAGACGCCGGCCCTCACCGCGACCGAGCTCAACACCACGCCGGCCTGGCACCGTGCGCTGCGCGAGTGCGGCTATGACCAGGACGGACATGTCGCCGTGCCTCCGTGGCCGGGTGCGAGCTACTTTttgaaggacaagaaggcttTCATTACAAAATTCATGTTCCTGTGGCCCTTTTTGATGGTCTGGATGACGCTGCTGATCCTGTCCCACGGTGCCATATACTTTGGTCTACCGCTGTCGGTGGGCGCGGCATACGGCCTCCTGTACGTTGCAAAGCAGGTGCTTGAATATGCTCCGTCCGACATGCGATCATTCCACAAGACTCCCTGGATGGCTGGAATCTTTGCAGGGTCGCTGTTTCTGGTTGGCTTTAGCTGGCTCACGGTCATTTTGCCGTCTACCATTGGATGGTGGGGTGGATCTTCGCATACCCTCTTGAATCTCGCCTTTGGAGCCGCCTTTGGGCTGACGGCCTTTTTCTATATCGCTTCCATGAGATACGATCCAGGCTTTGTGCCCAAGATGAATGGCATTGCGGAGCAGAAAGCTGTCATTGACGAGCTTCTCAAGTCGTGGAAATACGACGATGCCAACTTCTGCGTCGTCTGTATGATTCGAACGCCGCTTCGAAGCAAGCACTGCCGTCGTTGCCAGCGATGCGTGGCCAAGCATGACCA TCACTGCCCATGGATCAACAATTGCGttggcatcaacaaccaccgccatttcttcttttacctAATCTCTCTCACTGTCGGAATTCCCCTATACGACTGGCTGCTGTATTATT ATTATGCTCAAATCACGCCCGAGGCCCCAGATTCATGCTTTCTTTTCGGACCCAATACCTGCCGAGTTATAAACGCAGATCCTTACACACTTTGCCTCGCCATATGGGCATCCCTTCAGCTTACATGGGTTTCCATGCTTGTCTTTACCCAGTTCATCCAGGTTGCTCGTGCCATGACTACGTACGAGAACATGACGGGCATCCGCGCCAATACCTCTTTGTCCAACGCCTTTACATCTACTGGCGCTCCGCTCGATCCCAACCACCCGTCTGTGACAGCTCCTGCAACACCAGGCGGTGCTcacgctggccatggccacgggcacaagcacaagggcGGCCTCATCAAGCAGTGGAGTCAACTCCTCGGCGTCGATCCCTTTATTGAGACTATTACCGGCCGTGGCGCCGCTACCGCCAAGAAcaagcgcaagaagaagaaccccTACAGCAGGGGCTGCGTTACCAACTGCAAAGACTTTTGGTGTGATTCAGCCCCCATCTTTGGTCAGCGGGAACCAGGACAGGCATCGCTTGGTGGCAGTAAAGTTGACTACACAGCAATGTACGAGACGCCCACTCTTATGAGCATCACTGGAATAAGAACCCGAGGCGATTACGAGGCAGTCGAAACGGAAGAAGTATAA
- a CDS encoding uncharacterized protein (EggNog:ENOG41), translating into MPITEVVFPVFKLDPETLATLQAAAPTMFSTIKGVPGLLNLLRGPLLEENGQAVDPSTHRSVLSLEWENVESFHGFYPSSDAFLGFFNVVKPLVAAAPSPQLFQAENRSTDCLSSNLTQIIKGQAASGTAETWKKIQQLLGANIPSYQAGGIEKDAAEFLGLIGWKSKEEYEQFGKQKEFLELVKQLNAQNEVDNILVQLTKIDT; encoded by the exons ATGCCCATCACCGAAGTCGTATTCCCAGTCTTCAAGCTGGACCCCGAGACGCTCGCAACGCTGCAAGCAGCCGCGCCCACAATGTTTTCGACCATCAAGGGAGTTCCAGGCCTGTTGAACCTCTTGCGGGGACCGCTTTTGGAGGAGAATGGCCAGGCTGTTGATCCAAGCACCCACAGAAGTGTACTTTCCCTTG AGTGGGAAAATGTAGAGTCTTTTCACGGCTTCTACCCATCCTCGGATGCCTTCCTGGGCTTCTTCAACGTTGTCAAGCCATTAGTCGCGGCAGCGCCTTCGCCTCAACTCTTCCAGGCCGAAAACAGATCGACAGACTGCCTATCCTCGAACCTCACGCAGATTATCAAGGGCCAGGCCGCCAGCGGGACGGCAGAGACGTGGAAGAaaatccagcagctgcttggagCAAACATACCCTCGTACCAGGCGGGCGGAATCGAGAAGGATGCGGCTGAATTTCTGGGCTTGATTGGGTGGAAGAGCAAAGAG GAGTATGAACAGTTTGGAAAGCAAAAGGAGTTTTTGGAGTTGGTGAAGCAGCTTAATGCCCAGAACGAGGTGGATAATATTCTTGTACAACTGACCAAGATTGACACTTAA
- a CDS encoding uncharacterized protein (EggNog:ENOG41~SECRETED:SignalP(1-19)), whose product MRVSAILPAVLSLASVSSAHFLMNYPDSIGFDDDKEGTAPCGGFTPDISSGSKQLVDFHVGGDSLAMRATHNQVTWLFRVTLDGTAQSGWKQIFPIVQQSGLGDFCEPHITLPASYAGKKGVIGVVTDAPDGLLYQCIAANFVSGSVDPPSACKNASITASFVSDSKLSPLVSGSVSGSGSSSNSTGGGSSSTPSSTQSSAAAATTSGNAAPGHLSAWSVSSFGLGSALTAVSMVLAGGALMI is encoded by the exons ATGCGCGTCTCCGCCATCCTCCCCGCCGTCCTCTCCCTCGCCTCCGTCTCCTCGGCGCACTTCCTCATGAACTACCCCGACTCCATCGgcttcgacgacgacaaggagGGCACCGCGCCCTGCGGCGGCTTCACGCCCGACATCTCCTCGGGCTCCAAGCAGCTCGTCGACTTCCACGTCGGCGGCGACTCGCTGGCCATGCGCGCCACCCACAACCAGGTCACTTGGCTGTTCCGCGTCACGCTCGACGGCACCGCCCAGTCGGGCTGGAAGCAAATCTTCCCCATTGTCCAGCAGAGCGGCCTGGGCGACTTTTGCGAGCCGCACATCACGCTGCCCGCGAGCTATGCCGGCAAGAAGGGCGTCATCGGCGTCGTGACGGATGCGCCAGACGGCCTGCTGTACCAG TGCATTGCTGCCAACTTCGTCTCGGGCTCCGTCGACCCGCCCTCGGCCTGCAAAAACGCCTCCATCACCGCCAGCTTCGTCAGCGACTCCAAGCTCTCGCCCCTCGTCTCCGGCAGCGTCTCCGGCTCTGGCAGCTCCTCCAACAGCACCGGCGGAGGATCCTCCTCTACGCCCTCGAGCACTCAGAGCAGTGCCGCTGCGGCCACTACCTCGGGCAACGCTGCGCCCGGCCATCTCTCGGCCTGGTCGGTCTCTTCCTTTGGCCTGGGCAGTGCTTTGACCGCTGTGTCCATGGTTCTTGCCGGTGGCGCTTTGATGATTTAA
- a CDS encoding uncharacterized protein (EggNog:ENOG41~TransMembrane:7 (o25-43i105-127o147-167i179-197o217-236i243-263o269-291i)) has protein sequence MDGMDMSGDGMTGMGSDINHRFARAYWYITAVVVASLMAVRGINHIGALKRLKAARDPASNPHPTRPNTLLSQLWATTTAIVREISLPQFFVPVRHLSWLTPPPLGRVLVLLVYWSVIAYFMSWHAVVHDVNFWERIGYRNAWVTLTQLPMIFLLSMKVNIVGFLIGTGHERLNWLHRWVARTMFVTATVHGFHFWTEWVLADFVELEMETMPMVKYGLGAWAILLWNVVIGFVPIRRLAYEVWVLQHVAASIAMLVLVYLHVPTNARFLFWLAVAFLVFDRAARWALLLWQNLRFKTGGSACQGRRRVGHQILARAVADTTTVVTIKDVHFAWTPGQHVYLWIPRLGPPGSTPIHHCLRTQNRRNMLLQQRPAHPAQAQGLLEAHPQLRLQEPGGFSHWLPLRPVWRTPSMGHLRNHGPHRSIYGCELHTAFTRGCRSSRLCWLRQADRGALRSQNIPRNRILRPARAKSRRCPLAKGRHHQHPRRHYKLRPR, from the exons ATGGACGGCATGGACATGAGCGGCGATGGCATGACGGGCATGGGCTCCGACATCAACCACCGCTTCGCCCGCGCCTACTGGTACATCACCGCCGTCGTCGTGGCTTCGTTAATGGCCGTCCGCGGCATCAACCACATTGGCGCCCTCAAGCG CCTCAAAGCCGCCCGCGATCCCGCCTCAAACCCGCATCCAACCCGCCCCAACACCCTCCTCTCCCAGCTATgggccaccaccaccgccatcgtCCGCGAAATCTCCCTCCCGCAGTTCTTCGTGCCCGTCCGCCACTTGTCCTGGCTCACGCCCCCTCCCCTGGGCCGCGTCCTGGTGCTGCTCGTCTACTGGTCCGTCATCGCCTACTTCATGTCCTGGCACGCCGTCGTCCACGACGTCAACTTCTGGGAGCGCATCGGCTACCGCAACGCCTGGGTCACGCTGACGCAGCTGCCCATGATCTTCCTGCTGTCGATGAAGGTCAACATTGTCGGCTTTCTGATCGGCACGGGCCATGAGCGGCTCAACTGGCTGCATCGCTGGGTGGCGCGCACAATGTTTGTCACGGCGACGGTGCATGGCTTCCACTTTTGGACCGAGTGGGTGCTTGCGGACTTTgtcgagctggagatggagacgatgccCATGGTCAAGTACGGCCTGGGCGCCTGGGCCATCCTGCTGTGGAATGTGGTGATTGGCTTCGTGCCCATCCGCAGGCTGGCGTACGAGGTCTGGGTGCTGCAGCACGTTGCCGCGTCCATTGCGATGCTGGTGCTCGTCTATCTGCACGTTCCCACAAACGCCCGCTTCCTCTTCTGGCTGGCCGTTGCGTTCCTCGTCTTTGACCGCGCCGCTCGCTGGGCGCTTCTCCTGTGGCAGAATCTGCGATTCAAGACCGGCGGATCAGCATGCCAGGGCAGACGACGAGTTGGTCACCAAATCCTCGCCCGAGCAGTGGCCGATACCACCACCGTCGTCACCATCAAGGACGTCCACTTTGCCTGGACGCCTGGCCAGCACGTCTACCTGTGGATTCCGCGCCTGGGCCCCCCTGGAAGCACACCCATACACCATTGCCTGCGCACGCAGAATCGAAGgaacatgctgctgcaacagCGTCCAGCTCATCCTGCGCAAGCACAAGGGCTTCTCGAAGCGCATCCACAGCTACGCCTCCAAGAACCCGGAGGCTTCTCTCACTGGCTTCCTCTCCGGCCCGTATGGCGCACCCCCTCGATGGGACATTTACGAAACCATGGTCCTCATAGGAGCATCTACGGGTGCGAGCTTCACACTGCCTTTACTAGAGGCTGCCGCTCAAGCCGACTTTGTTGGCTGCGTCAAGCGGATCGAGGTGCTCTTCGTAGCCAGAACATACCGAGAAATCGAATACTACGTCCAGCGCGCGCAAAAAGCAGGCGATGCCCTCTCGCAAAGGGGCGTCACCATCAACATCCACGTCGCCATTACAAACTCCGCCCTCGGTAG
- a CDS encoding uncharacterized protein (TransMembrane:8 (i76-93o129-146i179-202o222-240i252-270o276-295i302-321o351-376i)): MARHDAAPLLSSSPPPSQANGAVRRRTQQLAGPTEISAATSAPSNGSSSRLSTDKKKRRKARSLFRRVARFSVKHTWVPPLILLVLFAAAYAVNPTASNPVRRFILLSYEQPNPRAHVDPTLPVHYGKGLWDVAFVAFYTIVLSFTRELMMQEVLIPLGRLNGIKSRGKQQRFAEQMYTALYFSCMGPTGVYVMSRSPVWYFNTAGMYEAFPHRSHEAVFKFYYLFQAAYWAQQGVVMLLGFEKPRKDFKELVAHHIVTLALIGLSYRFHFTHMGIAVYITHDISDVFLALSKSLHYIDSPLVVPVYVSNIFVWIYLRHYINLRILYSILTEFRTVGPYELNWETQQYKCWISNIITFALLASLQALNLFWLYCLFRSMYKFVVYKIKKDDRSESSEEEENAQLQPEAEPLLTEVNGSANGHATAAVANGSL; encoded by the exons ATGGCTCGGCACGACGCCGCCCCGTTGCTcagctcgtcgccgccgccgtcccAGGCCAACGGCGCTGTCCGTCGCCGAACCCAGCAGCTTGCCGGCCCAACCGAGATATCCGCTGCCACTTCTGCTCCCTCCAATGGCTCATCATCACGCCTCTCGaccgacaagaagaagcgacgaAAGGCCCGCTCGCTGTTCCGCCGCGTCGCCCGCTTCTCCGTCAAGCACACCTGGGTGCCGCCCCTGATCCTGCTGGTcctcttcgccgccgcctaCGCCGTCAACCCAACGGCCTCGAATCCCGTCCGCcgcttcatcctcctctcgTACGAGCAGCCCAACCCGCGCGCCCACGTCGACCCGACGCTGCCCGTGCACTACGGCAAGGGCCTCTGGGACGTGGCCTTTGTGGCCTTTTACACGATTGTGCTGTCCTTTACGCGCGAGCTGATGATGCAGGAGGTGCTCATCCCGCTGGGCCGCCTCAACGGCATCAAGAGCCgcggcaagcagcagcgcttcGCCGAGCAGATGTACACGGCGCTCTACTTCAGCTGCATGGGGCCGACGGGCGTCTACGTCATGAGCCGCAGCCCCGTGTGGTACTTTAACACGGCCGGCATGTACGAGGCCTTTCCGCACCGCTCGCACGAGGCCGTCTTCAAGTTTTACTACCTGTTCCAGGCGGCCTACTGGGCGCAGCAGGGCGTCgtgatgctgctgggcttTGAGAAGCCGCGCAAGGACTTCAAGGAGCTGGTGGCGCACCACATTGTGACGCTGGCGCTGATTGGGCTGAGCTACCGCTTCCACTTTACGCACATGGGCATTGCCGTGTACATAACCCACGACATTAGCGACGTCTTTCTGGCA TTATCCAAATCGCTCCACTACATCGACAGCCCGCTCGTCGTCCCCGTCTACGTCTCAAACATCTTTGTCTGGATCTACCTCCGCCACTACATCAACCTGCGCATCCTCTACTCCATCCTCACCGAATTCCGCACCGTCGGGCCCTACGAGCTCAACTGGGAGACGCAGCAGTACAAGTGCTGGATctccaacatcatcacctttgcgctgctggcctcgctgcaggccctcaacctcttctGGCTCTACTGCCTCTTCCGCAGCATGTACAAGTTTGTCGTCTACAAGATCAAAAAGGACGACCGGTCCGAGTcgagcgaggaggaggagaatgcgcagctgcagcccgaGGCCGAGCCCTTGCTGACAGAGGTCAATGGGTCTGCCAATGGCCATGCCACGGCTGCCGTTGCGAACGGTTCTCTCTAG
- a CDS encoding uncharacterized protein (TransMembrane:7 (o64-82i159-180o200-217i229-247o253-271i283-303o360-379i)) — MKTDLEATAHSPEQQLVSKNERLGPRTRSGSNCRSVKQLFLDNQAGIVFNLVLLLYLTQLMIPRARPFTRPFLWLSHYNPATGKYAVGFNDIYYVTYYLVLFTGLRDGLMNGVLGPLGRRWGISTAKDEARFAEQTWMICYYCFFWPLGVYIWYTSPYFLNMAELWTDWPSREISGTMKFYFLAQLAFWIQQVYVINIEKQRKDYWQMLSHHIVTIGLVVASYAYHFTRVGNLILIIMDIVDIVFPLAKCAKYLGFNTLCDILFGLFVIVWLSTRHVFFLMVIRSVYFDVPAIVPQTCFQGGMHNLQGPLPQPSGWSWLLEPFKDPEGLICFNQYTFTGFFGYLVALQGIMVMWSYAILKVVVKVLSGQNAEDIRSDDEEEEEVSGLEEEKNEEYGFLEEEADVDDGIVKAWERRRLALVKRSGSSSALHLPGHSDRKEFLNRIGCEKQID; from the exons ATGAAAACCGACCTCGAGGCCACCGCTCACTCgcccgagcagcagctcgtttCTAAAAATGAGCGTCTGGGTCCACGGACGCGAAGTGGGAGCAACTGCCGCAGCGTCAAGCAGCTGTTTCTCGACAACCAAGCGG GAATCGTTTTCAATCTCGTACTCCTCCTCTACCTCACCCAATTGATGATTCCCAGAGCCCGGCCCTTCACGAGGCCCTTCTTGTGGTTGTCCCACTACAACCCCGCCACTGGAAAGTACGCGGTTGGCTTCAATGACATTTATTACGTGACTTACTATCTGGTGCTCTTCACTGGGCTGCGCGATGGCCTTATGAATGGCGTTTTGGGCCCCCTGGGACGGCGTTGGGGAATCTCTACAGCCAAGGACGAGGCGCGGTTTGCCGAACAGACGTGGATGATttgctactactgcttctTTTGGCCTCTTGGTGTA TACATCTGGTACACCTCCCCCTACTTTCTCAACATGGCCGAGCTCTGGACAGACTGGCCCAGCCGAGAGATTAGCGGCACCATGAAGTTTTATTTCCTCGCGCAGCTGGCCTTTTGGATTCAGCAAGTCTACGTCATCAACATTGAGAAGCAGCGAAAGGATTACTGGCAGATGCTGTCGCACCACATTGTCACTATTGGACTCGTTGTGGCCTCGTATGCCTACCACTTTACACGCGTTGGCAACTTGATTCTCATCATTATGGATATCGTCGACATTGTCTTTCCA CTTGCCAAGTGCGCCAAGTATCTGGGCTTCAACACCCTCTGCGACAtcctctttggcctcttcgtcatcgtctggCTCTCCACCCGccatgtcttcttcctcatggTGATCCGCAGCGTCTACTTTGATGTCCCCGCCATTGTGCCGCAGACCTGCTTCCAGGGCGGCATGCACAATCTACAGGGTCCATTGCCCCAGCCCAGCGGGTGGTCTTGGCTGCTTGAGCCGTTCAAGGATCCAGAGGGCCTGATCTGCTTCAACCAGTACACCTTTACCGGCTTCTTCGGCTACCTCGTTGCGTTACAGGGCATCATGGTGATGTGGTCCTATGCCATCCTCAAGGTCGTTGTCAAGGTGCTCAGCGGCCAAAACGCCGAAGACATTCGcagtgacgacgaagaagaggaagaagtcagtgggcttgaagaagagaagaacgaAGAGTATGGGTTtctggaggaagaagccgatGTGGACGATGGCATCGTCAAGGCTTGGGAGCGTCGACGCCTGGCCTTGGTCAAGAGAagcggcagctccagcgccttgcATCTTCCCGGTCACAGCGATCGTAAGGAGTTTCTCAACCGGATTGGATGCGAGAAGCAAATCGATTGA
- a CDS encoding uncharacterized protein (TransMembrane:7 (o44-62i139-160o180-197i209-227o233-251i263-283o340-359i)) encodes MACFDIDALCSFSHPERLVEMKTDLEATAHSPEQQLVSKNERLGPRTRSGSNCRSVKQLFLDNQAGIVFNLVLLLYLTQLMIPRARPFTRPFLWLSHYNPATGKYAVGFNDIYYVTYYLVLFTGLRDGLMNGVLGPLGRRWGISTAKDEARFAEQTWMICYYCFFWPLGVYIWYTSPYFLNMAELWTDWPSREISGTMKFYFLAQLAFWIQQVYVINIEKQRKDYWQMLSHHIVTIGLVVASYAYHFTRVGNLILIIMDIVDIVFPLAKCAKYLGFNTLCDILFGLFVIVWLSTRHVFFLMVIRSVYFDVPAIVPQTCFQGGMHNLQGPLPQPSGWSWLLEPFKDPEGLICFNQYTFTGFFGYLVALQGIMVMWSYAILKVVVKVLSGQNAEDIRSDDEEEEEVSGLEEEKNEEYGFLEEEADVDDGIVKAWERRRLALVKRSGSSSALHLPGHSDRKEFLNRIGCEKQID; translated from the exons atggcgtgTTTTGATATTGATGCCCTGTGTTCCTTTAGTCATCCCGAAAGGCTCGTCGAGATGAAAACCGACCTCGAGGCCACCGCTCACTCgcccgagcagcagctcgtttCTAAAAATGAGCGTCTGGGTCCACGGACGCGAAGTGGGAGCAACTGCCGCAGCGTCAAGCAGCTGTTTCTCGACAACCAAGCGG GAATCGTTTTCAATCTCGTACTCCTCCTCTACCTCACCCAATTGATGATTCCCAGAGCCCGGCCCTTCACGAGGCCCTTCTTGTGGTTGTCCCACTACAACCCCGCCACTGGAAAGTACGCGGTTGGCTTCAATGACATTTATTACGTGACTTACTATCTGGTGCTCTTCACTGGGCTGCGCGATGGCCTTATGAATGGCGTTTTGGGCCCCCTGGGACGGCGTTGGGGAATCTCTACAGCCAAGGACGAGGCGCGGTTTGCCGAACAGACGTGGATGATttgctactactgcttctTTTGGCCTCTTGGTGTA TACATCTGGTACACCTCCCCCTACTTTCTCAACATGGCCGAGCTCTGGACAGACTGGCCCAGCCGAGAGATTAGCGGCACCATGAAGTTTTATTTCCTCGCGCAGCTGGCCTTTTGGATTCAGCAAGTCTACGTCATCAACATTGAGAAGCAGCGAAAGGATTACTGGCAGATGCTGTCGCACCACATTGTCACTATTGGACTCGTTGTGGCCTCGTATGCCTACCACTTTACACGCGTTGGCAACTTGATTCTCATCATTATGGATATCGTCGACATTGTCTTTCCA CTTGCCAAGTGCGCCAAGTATCTGGGCTTCAACACCCTCTGCGACAtcctctttggcctcttcgtcatcgtctggCTCTCCACCCGccatgtcttcttcctcatggTGATCCGCAGCGTCTACTTTGATGTCCCCGCCATTGTGCCGCAGACCTGCTTCCAGGGCGGCATGCACAATCTACAGGGTCCATTGCCCCAGCCCAGCGGGTGGTCTTGGCTGCTTGAGCCGTTCAAGGATCCAGAGGGCCTGATCTGCTTCAACCAGTACACCTTTACCGGCTTCTTCGGCTACCTCGTTGCGTTACAGGGCATCATGGTGATGTGGTCCTATGCCATCCTCAAGGTCGTTGTCAAGGTGCTCAGCGGCCAAAACGCCGAAGACATTCGcagtgacgacgaagaagaggaagaagtcagtgggcttgaagaagagaagaacgaAGAGTATGGGTTtctggaggaagaagccgatGTGGACGATGGCATCGTCAAGGCTTGGGAGCGTCGACGCCTGGCCTTGGTCAAGAGAagcggcagctccagcgccttgcATCTTCCCGGTCACAGCGATCGTAAGGAGTTTCTCAACCGGATTGGATGCGAGAAGCAAATCGATTGA